A single region of the Grus americana isolate bGruAme1 chromosome 3, bGruAme1.mat, whole genome shotgun sequence genome encodes:
- the SPAST gene encoding spastin isoform X5, whose amino-acid sequence MNSPGGRGKKKGSAGSSSAPPAAGASPSSPPGPAPPLPPAGAAAAAASPHKRNLYYFSYPLFAAFALLRFVAFQLGLLFAWLCERLSRGALMAAKGSRAGAGDAPEPGGAPETVRACHKRAFECISMALRIDEDERGQKEQAVEWYKKGIEELEKGIAVLVIGQGDQCERARRLQSKMMTNLAMAKDRLQLLESGAVPKKKDPLTHTSNSLPRSKTVAKTGSTGLSGHHRTPSYSGISSSSVSRPAPNPAASTHKVAPKNSRTNKPSTPTTAPRKKKDLKIFRNVDSNLANLILNEIVDSGPAVKFDDIAGQELAKQALQEIVILPSLRPELFTGLRAPARGLLLFGPPGNGKTMLAKAVAAESNATFFNISAASLTSKYVGEGEKLVRALFAVARELQPSIIFIDEVDSLLCERREGEHDASRRLKTEFLIEFDGVQSSGEDRILVMGATNRPQELDDAVLRRFTKRVYVSLPNEETRLILLKNLLSKQGSPLTQKELAQLARMTDGYSGSDLTALAKDAALGPIRELKPEQVKNMSASEMRNIKLSDFTESLKKIKRSLSPQTLEAYIRWNKDFGDTTV is encoded by the exons ATGAATTCTCCGGGcggcagagggaaaaagaagggcTCAGCCGGCTCCAGCTCTGCGCCCCCAGCCGCCGGGGCTTCACCCTCTTCGCCGCCCGGGCCGGCCCCCCCCTTGCcgccggcgggggcggcggcggcagcggcgtcCCCCCACAAGCGGAACCTGTACTACTTCTCGTACCCGCTCTTCGCCGCCTTCGCCCTGCTCCGCTTCGTCGCTTTCCAGCTCGGGCTGCTCTTCGCCTGGCTCTGCGAGCGCCTCTCCCGCGGCGCCCTTATGGCCGCCAAGGGCagcagggccggggccggcgACGCGCCCGAGCCCGGCGGGGCGCCCGAGACGGTGCGGGCCTGTCACAAGCGGGCCTTCGAGTGCATCTCCATGGCGCTGCGCATCGACGAGGACGAGAGAG gacaaaaggaaCAAGCTGTTGAATGGTATAAGAAAGGAAttgaagaactggaaaaaggAATAGCTGTCTTAGTAATTGGTCAAG gTGATCAGTGTGAACGGGCTCGACGTCTGCAATCTAAAATGATGACAAATTTGGCAATGGCCAAGGATCGCTTGCAGCTTTTAG AAAGTGGAGCAGTTCCAAAAAAGAAGGATCCCTTAACACACACGAGTAATTCCCTTCCTCGTTCAAAAACTGTTGCAAAAACTGGATCCACAGGTCTTTCAGGTCACCATAGAACTCCTAGCTACAGTGGGATATCATCATCTTCTGTGTCTAGACCAGCACCTAATCCTGCAGCTTCAACTCACAAG gTTGCTCCTAAAAATAGCAGAACAAATAAGCCCTCTACTCCTACCACGGCTCCTcgaaaaaagaaagacttgaaaatatttagaaatgtgGACAGTAATCTTGCTAATCTTATCCTGAATGAGATTGTTGATAG TGGGCCAGCTGTCAAATTTGATGATATTGCAGGGCAGGAACTGGCTAAACAAGCTTTGCAAGAAATTGTTATCCTTCCTTCTCTTAGACCTGAG TTATTTACAGGACTTAGAGCTCCTGCACGTGGATTATTGCTGTTCGGCCCACCAGGAAATGGGAAGACAATGTTG GCCAAAGCAGTTGCTGCAGAATCAAATGCTACTTTCTTTAATATAAGTGCAGCGAGCCTAACTTCAAAATAC GTGGGTGAAGGGGAGAAACTGGTGCGTGCTCTATTTGCAGTAGCCAGAGAACTTCAGCCTTCTATAATTTTTATTG atgaaGTTGATAGCCTTTTGTGTGAAAGACGGGAAGGTGAACATGATGCTAGTAGGCGtctaaaaacagaatttttaatagaatttgaTGGT GTGCAGTCTTCTGGAGAGGACAGGATACTTGTAATGGGAGCAACAAACAGGCCACAGGAGCTTGATGATGCTGTTCTCAG acgATTCACCAAACGGGTATATGTGTCTTTACCAAATGAGGAA ACAAGATTGATTTTGCTAAAAAATCTTCTAAGCAAGCAAGGAAGTCCATTGACCCAAAAAGAGTTGGCACAGCTAGCTAG AATGACAGATGGATACTCTGGAAGTGATTTAACCGCATTAGCAAAGGATGCGGCGCTGGGCCCTATTCGAG
- the SPAST gene encoding spastin isoform X3, which yields MNSPGGRGKKKGSAGSSSAPPAAGASPSSPPGPAPPLPPAGAAAAAASPHKRNLYYFSYPLFAAFALLRFVAFQLGLLFAWLCERLSRGALMAAKGSRAGAGDAPEPGGAPETVRACHKRAFECISMALRIDEDERGDQCERARRLQSKMMTNLAMAKDRLQLLEKLQAVLQISKPQMEVYNDSTNLACRNGHLQSESGAVPKKKDPLTHTSNSLPRSKTVAKTGSTGLSGHHRTPSYSGISSSSVSRPAPNPAASTHKVAPKNSRTNKPSTPTTAPRKKKDLKIFRNVDSNLANLILNEIVDSGPAVKFDDIAGQELAKQALQEIVILPSLRPELFTGLRAPARGLLLFGPPGNGKTMLAKAVAAESNATFFNISAASLTSKYVGEGEKLVRALFAVARELQPSIIFIDEVDSLLCERREGEHDASRRLKTEFLIEFDGVQSSGEDRILVMGATNRPQELDDAVLRRFTKRVYVSLPNEETRLILLKNLLSKQGSPLTQKELAQLARMTDGYSGSDLTALAKDAALGPIRELKPEQVKNMSASEMRNIKLSDFTESLKKIKRSLSPQTLEAYIRWNKDFGDTTV from the exons ATGAATTCTCCGGGcggcagagggaaaaagaagggcTCAGCCGGCTCCAGCTCTGCGCCCCCAGCCGCCGGGGCTTCACCCTCTTCGCCGCCCGGGCCGGCCCCCCCCTTGCcgccggcgggggcggcggcggcagcggcgtcCCCCCACAAGCGGAACCTGTACTACTTCTCGTACCCGCTCTTCGCCGCCTTCGCCCTGCTCCGCTTCGTCGCTTTCCAGCTCGGGCTGCTCTTCGCCTGGCTCTGCGAGCGCCTCTCCCGCGGCGCCCTTATGGCCGCCAAGGGCagcagggccggggccggcgACGCGCCCGAGCCCGGCGGGGCGCCCGAGACGGTGCGGGCCTGTCACAAGCGGGCCTTCGAGTGCATCTCCATGGCGCTGCGCATCGACGAGGACGAGAGAG gTGATCAGTGTGAACGGGCTCGACGTCTGCAATCTAAAATGATGACAAATTTGGCAATGGCCAAGGATCGCTTGCAGCTTTTAG AGAAGCTGCAGGCAGTTTTGCAAATTTCCAAGCCGCAAATGGAGGTCTATAATGACAGTACTAACCTGGCATGCCGCAATGGACATCTCCAGTcag AAAGTGGAGCAGTTCCAAAAAAGAAGGATCCCTTAACACACACGAGTAATTCCCTTCCTCGTTCAAAAACTGTTGCAAAAACTGGATCCACAGGTCTTTCAGGTCACCATAGAACTCCTAGCTACAGTGGGATATCATCATCTTCTGTGTCTAGACCAGCACCTAATCCTGCAGCTTCAACTCACAAG gTTGCTCCTAAAAATAGCAGAACAAATAAGCCCTCTACTCCTACCACGGCTCCTcgaaaaaagaaagacttgaaaatatttagaaatgtgGACAGTAATCTTGCTAATCTTATCCTGAATGAGATTGTTGATAG TGGGCCAGCTGTCAAATTTGATGATATTGCAGGGCAGGAACTGGCTAAACAAGCTTTGCAAGAAATTGTTATCCTTCCTTCTCTTAGACCTGAG TTATTTACAGGACTTAGAGCTCCTGCACGTGGATTATTGCTGTTCGGCCCACCAGGAAATGGGAAGACAATGTTG GCCAAAGCAGTTGCTGCAGAATCAAATGCTACTTTCTTTAATATAAGTGCAGCGAGCCTAACTTCAAAATAC GTGGGTGAAGGGGAGAAACTGGTGCGTGCTCTATTTGCAGTAGCCAGAGAACTTCAGCCTTCTATAATTTTTATTG atgaaGTTGATAGCCTTTTGTGTGAAAGACGGGAAGGTGAACATGATGCTAGTAGGCGtctaaaaacagaatttttaatagaatttgaTGGT GTGCAGTCTTCTGGAGAGGACAGGATACTTGTAATGGGAGCAACAAACAGGCCACAGGAGCTTGATGATGCTGTTCTCAG acgATTCACCAAACGGGTATATGTGTCTTTACCAAATGAGGAA ACAAGATTGATTTTGCTAAAAAATCTTCTAAGCAAGCAAGGAAGTCCATTGACCCAAAAAGAGTTGGCACAGCTAGCTAG AATGACAGATGGATACTCTGGAAGTGATTTAACCGCATTAGCAAAGGATGCGGCGCTGGGCCCTATTCGAG
- the SPAST gene encoding spastin isoform X2 has translation MNSPGGRGKKKGSAGSSSAPPAAGASPSSPPGPAPPLPPAGAAAAAASPHKRNLYYFSYPLFAAFALLRFVAFQLGLLFAWLCERLSRGALMAAKGSRAGAGDAPEPGGAPETVRACHKRAFECISMALRIDEDERGQKEQAVEWYKKGIEELEKGIAVLVIGQGDQCERARRLQSKMMTNLAMAKDRLQLLEKLQAVLQISKPQMEVYNDSTNLACRNGHLQSESGAVPKKKDPLTHTSNSLPRSKTVAKTGSTGLSGHHRTPSYSGISSSSVSRPAPNPAASTHKVAPKNSRTNKPSTPTTAPRKKKDLKIFRNVDSNLANLILNEIVDSGPAVKFDDIAGQELAKQALQEIVILPSLRPELFTGLRAPARGLLLFGPPGNGKTMLAKAVAAESNATFFNISAASLTSKYVGEGEKLVRALFAVARELQPSIIFIDEVDSLLCERREGEHDASRRLKTEFLIEFDGVQSSGEDRILVMGATNRPQELDDAVLRRFTKRVYVSLPNEETRLILLKNLLSKQGSPLTQKELAQLARMTDGYSGSDLTALAKDAALGPIRELKPEQVKNMSASEMRNIKLSDFTESLKKIKRSLSPQTLEAYIRWNKDFGDTTV, from the exons ATGAATTCTCCGGGcggcagagggaaaaagaagggcTCAGCCGGCTCCAGCTCTGCGCCCCCAGCCGCCGGGGCTTCACCCTCTTCGCCGCCCGGGCCGGCCCCCCCCTTGCcgccggcgggggcggcggcggcagcggcgtcCCCCCACAAGCGGAACCTGTACTACTTCTCGTACCCGCTCTTCGCCGCCTTCGCCCTGCTCCGCTTCGTCGCTTTCCAGCTCGGGCTGCTCTTCGCCTGGCTCTGCGAGCGCCTCTCCCGCGGCGCCCTTATGGCCGCCAAGGGCagcagggccggggccggcgACGCGCCCGAGCCCGGCGGGGCGCCCGAGACGGTGCGGGCCTGTCACAAGCGGGCCTTCGAGTGCATCTCCATGGCGCTGCGCATCGACGAGGACGAGAGAG gacaaaaggaaCAAGCTGTTGAATGGTATAAGAAAGGAAttgaagaactggaaaaaggAATAGCTGTCTTAGTAATTGGTCAAG gTGATCAGTGTGAACGGGCTCGACGTCTGCAATCTAAAATGATGACAAATTTGGCAATGGCCAAGGATCGCTTGCAGCTTTTAG AGAAGCTGCAGGCAGTTTTGCAAATTTCCAAGCCGCAAATGGAGGTCTATAATGACAGTACTAACCTGGCATGCCGCAATGGACATCTCCAGTcag AAAGTGGAGCAGTTCCAAAAAAGAAGGATCCCTTAACACACACGAGTAATTCCCTTCCTCGTTCAAAAACTGTTGCAAAAACTGGATCCACAGGTCTTTCAGGTCACCATAGAACTCCTAGCTACAGTGGGATATCATCATCTTCTGTGTCTAGACCAGCACCTAATCCTGCAGCTTCAACTCACAAG gTTGCTCCTAAAAATAGCAGAACAAATAAGCCCTCTACTCCTACCACGGCTCCTcgaaaaaagaaagacttgaaaatatttagaaatgtgGACAGTAATCTTGCTAATCTTATCCTGAATGAGATTGTTGATAG TGGGCCAGCTGTCAAATTTGATGATATTGCAGGGCAGGAACTGGCTAAACAAGCTTTGCAAGAAATTGTTATCCTTCCTTCTCTTAGACCTGAG TTATTTACAGGACTTAGAGCTCCTGCACGTGGATTATTGCTGTTCGGCCCACCAGGAAATGGGAAGACAATGTTG GCCAAAGCAGTTGCTGCAGAATCAAATGCTACTTTCTTTAATATAAGTGCAGCGAGCCTAACTTCAAAATAC GTGGGTGAAGGGGAGAAACTGGTGCGTGCTCTATTTGCAGTAGCCAGAGAACTTCAGCCTTCTATAATTTTTATTG atgaaGTTGATAGCCTTTTGTGTGAAAGACGGGAAGGTGAACATGATGCTAGTAGGCGtctaaaaacagaatttttaatagaatttgaTGGT GTGCAGTCTTCTGGAGAGGACAGGATACTTGTAATGGGAGCAACAAACAGGCCACAGGAGCTTGATGATGCTGTTCTCAG acgATTCACCAAACGGGTATATGTGTCTTTACCAAATGAGGAA ACAAGATTGATTTTGCTAAAAAATCTTCTAAGCAAGCAAGGAAGTCCATTGACCCAAAAAGAGTTGGCACAGCTAGCTAG AATGACAGATGGATACTCTGGAAGTGATTTAACCGCATTAGCAAAGGATGCGGCGCTGGGCCCTATTCGAG
- the SPAST gene encoding spastin isoform X4: MNSPGGRGKKKGSAGSSSAPPAAGASPSSPPGPAPPLPPAGAAAAAASPHKRNLYYFSYPLFAAFALLRFVAFQLGLLFAWLCERLSRGALMAAKGSRAGAGDAPEPGGAPETVRACHKRAFECISMALRIDEDERAGQKEQAVEWYKKGIEELEKGIAVLVIGQGDQCERARRLQSKMMTNLAMAKDRLQLLESGAVPKKKDPLTHTSNSLPRSKTVAKTGSTGLSGHHRTPSYSGISSSSVSRPAPNPAASTHKVAPKNSRTNKPSTPTTAPRKKKDLKIFRNVDSNLANLILNEIVDSGPAVKFDDIAGQELAKQALQEIVILPSLRPELFTGLRAPARGLLLFGPPGNGKTMLAKAVAAESNATFFNISAASLTSKYVGEGEKLVRALFAVARELQPSIIFIDEVDSLLCERREGEHDASRRLKTEFLIEFDGVQSSGEDRILVMGATNRPQELDDAVLRRFTKRVYVSLPNEETRLILLKNLLSKQGSPLTQKELAQLARMTDGYSGSDLTALAKDAALGPIRELKPEQVKNMSASEMRNIKLSDFTESLKKIKRSLSPQTLEAYIRWNKDFGDTTV, from the exons ATGAATTCTCCGGGcggcagagggaaaaagaagggcTCAGCCGGCTCCAGCTCTGCGCCCCCAGCCGCCGGGGCTTCACCCTCTTCGCCGCCCGGGCCGGCCCCCCCCTTGCcgccggcgggggcggcggcggcagcggcgtcCCCCCACAAGCGGAACCTGTACTACTTCTCGTACCCGCTCTTCGCCGCCTTCGCCCTGCTCCGCTTCGTCGCTTTCCAGCTCGGGCTGCTCTTCGCCTGGCTCTGCGAGCGCCTCTCCCGCGGCGCCCTTATGGCCGCCAAGGGCagcagggccggggccggcgACGCGCCCGAGCCCGGCGGGGCGCCCGAGACGGTGCGGGCCTGTCACAAGCGGGCCTTCGAGTGCATCTCCATGGCGCTGCGCATCGACGAGGACGAGAGAG caggacaaaaggaaCAAGCTGTTGAATGGTATAAGAAAGGAAttgaagaactggaaaaaggAATAGCTGTCTTAGTAATTGGTCAAG gTGATCAGTGTGAACGGGCTCGACGTCTGCAATCTAAAATGATGACAAATTTGGCAATGGCCAAGGATCGCTTGCAGCTTTTAG AAAGTGGAGCAGTTCCAAAAAAGAAGGATCCCTTAACACACACGAGTAATTCCCTTCCTCGTTCAAAAACTGTTGCAAAAACTGGATCCACAGGTCTTTCAGGTCACCATAGAACTCCTAGCTACAGTGGGATATCATCATCTTCTGTGTCTAGACCAGCACCTAATCCTGCAGCTTCAACTCACAAG gTTGCTCCTAAAAATAGCAGAACAAATAAGCCCTCTACTCCTACCACGGCTCCTcgaaaaaagaaagacttgaaaatatttagaaatgtgGACAGTAATCTTGCTAATCTTATCCTGAATGAGATTGTTGATAG TGGGCCAGCTGTCAAATTTGATGATATTGCAGGGCAGGAACTGGCTAAACAAGCTTTGCAAGAAATTGTTATCCTTCCTTCTCTTAGACCTGAG TTATTTACAGGACTTAGAGCTCCTGCACGTGGATTATTGCTGTTCGGCCCACCAGGAAATGGGAAGACAATGTTG GCCAAAGCAGTTGCTGCAGAATCAAATGCTACTTTCTTTAATATAAGTGCAGCGAGCCTAACTTCAAAATAC GTGGGTGAAGGGGAGAAACTGGTGCGTGCTCTATTTGCAGTAGCCAGAGAACTTCAGCCTTCTATAATTTTTATTG atgaaGTTGATAGCCTTTTGTGTGAAAGACGGGAAGGTGAACATGATGCTAGTAGGCGtctaaaaacagaatttttaatagaatttgaTGGT GTGCAGTCTTCTGGAGAGGACAGGATACTTGTAATGGGAGCAACAAACAGGCCACAGGAGCTTGATGATGCTGTTCTCAG acgATTCACCAAACGGGTATATGTGTCTTTACCAAATGAGGAA ACAAGATTGATTTTGCTAAAAAATCTTCTAAGCAAGCAAGGAAGTCCATTGACCCAAAAAGAGTTGGCACAGCTAGCTAG AATGACAGATGGATACTCTGGAAGTGATTTAACCGCATTAGCAAAGGATGCGGCGCTGGGCCCTATTCGAG
- the SPAST gene encoding spastin isoform X6, whose translation MNSPGGRGKKKGSAGSSSAPPAAGASPSSPPGPAPPLPPAGAAAAAASPHKRNLYYFSYPLFAAFALLRFVAFQLGLLFAWLCERLSRGALMAAKGSRAGAGDAPEPGGAPETVRACHKRAFECISMALRIDEDERGDQCERARRLQSKMMTNLAMAKDRLQLLESGAVPKKKDPLTHTSNSLPRSKTVAKTGSTGLSGHHRTPSYSGISSSSVSRPAPNPAASTHKVAPKNSRTNKPSTPTTAPRKKKDLKIFRNVDSNLANLILNEIVDSGPAVKFDDIAGQELAKQALQEIVILPSLRPELFTGLRAPARGLLLFGPPGNGKTMLAKAVAAESNATFFNISAASLTSKYVGEGEKLVRALFAVARELQPSIIFIDEVDSLLCERREGEHDASRRLKTEFLIEFDGVQSSGEDRILVMGATNRPQELDDAVLRRFTKRVYVSLPNEETRLILLKNLLSKQGSPLTQKELAQLARMTDGYSGSDLTALAKDAALGPIRELKPEQVKNMSASEMRNIKLSDFTESLKKIKRSLSPQTLEAYIRWNKDFGDTTV comes from the exons ATGAATTCTCCGGGcggcagagggaaaaagaagggcTCAGCCGGCTCCAGCTCTGCGCCCCCAGCCGCCGGGGCTTCACCCTCTTCGCCGCCCGGGCCGGCCCCCCCCTTGCcgccggcgggggcggcggcggcagcggcgtcCCCCCACAAGCGGAACCTGTACTACTTCTCGTACCCGCTCTTCGCCGCCTTCGCCCTGCTCCGCTTCGTCGCTTTCCAGCTCGGGCTGCTCTTCGCCTGGCTCTGCGAGCGCCTCTCCCGCGGCGCCCTTATGGCCGCCAAGGGCagcagggccggggccggcgACGCGCCCGAGCCCGGCGGGGCGCCCGAGACGGTGCGGGCCTGTCACAAGCGGGCCTTCGAGTGCATCTCCATGGCGCTGCGCATCGACGAGGACGAGAGAG gTGATCAGTGTGAACGGGCTCGACGTCTGCAATCTAAAATGATGACAAATTTGGCAATGGCCAAGGATCGCTTGCAGCTTTTAG AAAGTGGAGCAGTTCCAAAAAAGAAGGATCCCTTAACACACACGAGTAATTCCCTTCCTCGTTCAAAAACTGTTGCAAAAACTGGATCCACAGGTCTTTCAGGTCACCATAGAACTCCTAGCTACAGTGGGATATCATCATCTTCTGTGTCTAGACCAGCACCTAATCCTGCAGCTTCAACTCACAAG gTTGCTCCTAAAAATAGCAGAACAAATAAGCCCTCTACTCCTACCACGGCTCCTcgaaaaaagaaagacttgaaaatatttagaaatgtgGACAGTAATCTTGCTAATCTTATCCTGAATGAGATTGTTGATAG TGGGCCAGCTGTCAAATTTGATGATATTGCAGGGCAGGAACTGGCTAAACAAGCTTTGCAAGAAATTGTTATCCTTCCTTCTCTTAGACCTGAG TTATTTACAGGACTTAGAGCTCCTGCACGTGGATTATTGCTGTTCGGCCCACCAGGAAATGGGAAGACAATGTTG GCCAAAGCAGTTGCTGCAGAATCAAATGCTACTTTCTTTAATATAAGTGCAGCGAGCCTAACTTCAAAATAC GTGGGTGAAGGGGAGAAACTGGTGCGTGCTCTATTTGCAGTAGCCAGAGAACTTCAGCCTTCTATAATTTTTATTG atgaaGTTGATAGCCTTTTGTGTGAAAGACGGGAAGGTGAACATGATGCTAGTAGGCGtctaaaaacagaatttttaatagaatttgaTGGT GTGCAGTCTTCTGGAGAGGACAGGATACTTGTAATGGGAGCAACAAACAGGCCACAGGAGCTTGATGATGCTGTTCTCAG acgATTCACCAAACGGGTATATGTGTCTTTACCAAATGAGGAA ACAAGATTGATTTTGCTAAAAAATCTTCTAAGCAAGCAAGGAAGTCCATTGACCCAAAAAGAGTTGGCACAGCTAGCTAG AATGACAGATGGATACTCTGGAAGTGATTTAACCGCATTAGCAAAGGATGCGGCGCTGGGCCCTATTCGAG
- the SPAST gene encoding spastin isoform X1 — MNSPGGRGKKKGSAGSSSAPPAAGASPSSPPGPAPPLPPAGAAAAAASPHKRNLYYFSYPLFAAFALLRFVAFQLGLLFAWLCERLSRGALMAAKGSRAGAGDAPEPGGAPETVRACHKRAFECISMALRIDEDERAGQKEQAVEWYKKGIEELEKGIAVLVIGQGDQCERARRLQSKMMTNLAMAKDRLQLLEKLQAVLQISKPQMEVYNDSTNLACRNGHLQSESGAVPKKKDPLTHTSNSLPRSKTVAKTGSTGLSGHHRTPSYSGISSSSVSRPAPNPAASTHKVAPKNSRTNKPSTPTTAPRKKKDLKIFRNVDSNLANLILNEIVDSGPAVKFDDIAGQELAKQALQEIVILPSLRPELFTGLRAPARGLLLFGPPGNGKTMLAKAVAAESNATFFNISAASLTSKYVGEGEKLVRALFAVARELQPSIIFIDEVDSLLCERREGEHDASRRLKTEFLIEFDGVQSSGEDRILVMGATNRPQELDDAVLRRFTKRVYVSLPNEETRLILLKNLLSKQGSPLTQKELAQLARMTDGYSGSDLTALAKDAALGPIRELKPEQVKNMSASEMRNIKLSDFTESLKKIKRSLSPQTLEAYIRWNKDFGDTTV, encoded by the exons ATGAATTCTCCGGGcggcagagggaaaaagaagggcTCAGCCGGCTCCAGCTCTGCGCCCCCAGCCGCCGGGGCTTCACCCTCTTCGCCGCCCGGGCCGGCCCCCCCCTTGCcgccggcgggggcggcggcggcagcggcgtcCCCCCACAAGCGGAACCTGTACTACTTCTCGTACCCGCTCTTCGCCGCCTTCGCCCTGCTCCGCTTCGTCGCTTTCCAGCTCGGGCTGCTCTTCGCCTGGCTCTGCGAGCGCCTCTCCCGCGGCGCCCTTATGGCCGCCAAGGGCagcagggccggggccggcgACGCGCCCGAGCCCGGCGGGGCGCCCGAGACGGTGCGGGCCTGTCACAAGCGGGCCTTCGAGTGCATCTCCATGGCGCTGCGCATCGACGAGGACGAGAGAG caggacaaaaggaaCAAGCTGTTGAATGGTATAAGAAAGGAAttgaagaactggaaaaaggAATAGCTGTCTTAGTAATTGGTCAAG gTGATCAGTGTGAACGGGCTCGACGTCTGCAATCTAAAATGATGACAAATTTGGCAATGGCCAAGGATCGCTTGCAGCTTTTAG AGAAGCTGCAGGCAGTTTTGCAAATTTCCAAGCCGCAAATGGAGGTCTATAATGACAGTACTAACCTGGCATGCCGCAATGGACATCTCCAGTcag AAAGTGGAGCAGTTCCAAAAAAGAAGGATCCCTTAACACACACGAGTAATTCCCTTCCTCGTTCAAAAACTGTTGCAAAAACTGGATCCACAGGTCTTTCAGGTCACCATAGAACTCCTAGCTACAGTGGGATATCATCATCTTCTGTGTCTAGACCAGCACCTAATCCTGCAGCTTCAACTCACAAG gTTGCTCCTAAAAATAGCAGAACAAATAAGCCCTCTACTCCTACCACGGCTCCTcgaaaaaagaaagacttgaaaatatttagaaatgtgGACAGTAATCTTGCTAATCTTATCCTGAATGAGATTGTTGATAG TGGGCCAGCTGTCAAATTTGATGATATTGCAGGGCAGGAACTGGCTAAACAAGCTTTGCAAGAAATTGTTATCCTTCCTTCTCTTAGACCTGAG TTATTTACAGGACTTAGAGCTCCTGCACGTGGATTATTGCTGTTCGGCCCACCAGGAAATGGGAAGACAATGTTG GCCAAAGCAGTTGCTGCAGAATCAAATGCTACTTTCTTTAATATAAGTGCAGCGAGCCTAACTTCAAAATAC GTGGGTGAAGGGGAGAAACTGGTGCGTGCTCTATTTGCAGTAGCCAGAGAACTTCAGCCTTCTATAATTTTTATTG atgaaGTTGATAGCCTTTTGTGTGAAAGACGGGAAGGTGAACATGATGCTAGTAGGCGtctaaaaacagaatttttaatagaatttgaTGGT GTGCAGTCTTCTGGAGAGGACAGGATACTTGTAATGGGAGCAACAAACAGGCCACAGGAGCTTGATGATGCTGTTCTCAG acgATTCACCAAACGGGTATATGTGTCTTTACCAAATGAGGAA ACAAGATTGATTTTGCTAAAAAATCTTCTAAGCAAGCAAGGAAGTCCATTGACCCAAAAAGAGTTGGCACAGCTAGCTAG AATGACAGATGGATACTCTGGAAGTGATTTAACCGCATTAGCAAAGGATGCGGCGCTGGGCCCTATTCGAG